One part of the Acidimicrobiales bacterium genome encodes these proteins:
- a CDS encoding ribonuclease HII, which translates to MAPAPRVSPLRTAIKAKSPSLSVERALWAEGHDVVVGVDEVGRGAWAGPISVGAAVLPVDKRVYKVRDSKMLTEPEREAMFDRIAGWCRAWAVGHASQEECDRLGMSAAQKLAARRAIDGLGLTPDYVLIDGRWDFVGMGTTRRIVKGDATCLSISAASILAKVTRDRLMRAEAEHFPGYDFDLNKGYPCPRHKMALRAWGPTSIHRRSWVFMEHLPWGGRAPSPVQQALSLET; encoded by the coding sequence ATGGCGCCGGCGCCCCGCGTCTCCCCCTTGCGCACCGCCATCAAGGCCAAGTCGCCCAGCCTGTCGGTCGAGCGCGCCCTGTGGGCCGAGGGCCACGACGTGGTGGTCGGCGTCGACGAGGTCGGCCGCGGCGCCTGGGCAGGCCCCATCAGCGTGGGCGCCGCCGTGCTGCCGGTCGACAAGCGGGTCTACAAGGTGCGCGATTCCAAGATGCTCACCGAGCCCGAGCGCGAAGCCATGTTCGACCGCATCGCCGGCTGGTGCCGGGCGTGGGCCGTAGGCCATGCCAGCCAGGAAGAGTGCGACCGCCTGGGCATGTCGGCGGCCCAGAAGCTGGCCGCCCGGCGGGCCATCGACGGGCTCGGCCTCACGCCCGACTACGTGCTCATCGACGGCCGTTGGGACTTCGTCGGCATGGGCACCACCCGGAGGATCGTCAAGGGCGACGCCACCTGCCTGTCGATCTCGGCGGCGTCGATCCTGGCCAAGGTCACGCGTGACCGTCTGATGCGGGCCGAGGCCGAGCATTTCCCCGGCTACGACTTCGATCTCAACAAGGGCTATCCGTGCCCACGCCACAAGATGGCACTGCGCGCCTGGGGGCCCACGTCGATTCATCGGCGTTCGTGGGTATTCATGGAACACCTGCCGTGGGGTGGCCGGGCACCGTCGCCCGTCCAACAGGCCCTTTCGCTCGAGACATGA
- a CDS encoding RpiB/LacA/LacB family sugar-phosphate isomerase: MRIVFGTDERTPVTDEVVDELRARGHEVQVVADGEKWADVGRAVGEAVASGQADRGVVCCWTGTGVSMAANKVPGVRAALCTDAETARGARRWNDANVLALGLRLTSPPVARELLDAFLATEPDEDEREQIARVG; encoded by the coding sequence ATGCGGATCGTGTTCGGCACCGACGAGCGCACGCCCGTCACCGACGAGGTGGTCGACGAGCTCCGCGCCCGCGGCCACGAGGTGCAGGTCGTGGCCGACGGCGAGAAGTGGGCCGACGTCGGGCGGGCAGTGGGGGAGGCCGTCGCCTCCGGCCAGGCCGACCGCGGCGTGGTGTGCTGCTGGACGGGCACGGGCGTGTCGATGGCGGCCAACAAGGTCCCCGGTGTGCGGGCCGCCTTGTGCACCGACGCCGAGACGGCCCGAGGTGCCCGTCGCTGGAACGACGCCAACGTGTTGGCCTTGGGGTTGCGGCTCACGTCGCCGCCTGTGGCCCGGGAGCTGCTCGACGCCTTCCTGGCCACCGAGCCCGACGAAGACGAACGCGAGCAAATCGCTCGCGTCGGTTAG
- the map gene encoding type I methionyl aminopeptidase has protein sequence MLKSNDPCWCGSGRKFKRCHKEAAAVRPGRLSPMRPVPDHIARPPYAATGEPLPWDEPLVKSPEVLDRMRRAGRLAASVLRSVGEAVAPGVTTDALDELAHSLIVEAGAYPSPLNYHGYPKSLCTSVNEVICHGIPDDRPLADGDIVNLDVTVYLDGVHGDTNATFLVGAVDPASQRLVEVTRECLDRGIAAVRPGRPVSDIGRAIAEHAEGLGYGVVRAFVGHGIGEQFHTALHVPHYFEPAVDTVMEPGMTFTIEPMITMGDWRHVLWDDGWTAVTRDGRRTAQFEHTLAVTDGGAEVLTLCDA, from the coding sequence GTGCTCAAGTCCAACGATCCCTGTTGGTGCGGGAGCGGGCGGAAGTTCAAGCGGTGCCACAAGGAGGCCGCCGCGGTGCGTCCGGGACGGCTGTCGCCGATGCGCCCGGTGCCCGACCACATCGCCCGCCCGCCCTACGCGGCGACGGGCGAGCCGCTGCCCTGGGACGAGCCCTTGGTGAAGTCGCCCGAGGTGCTCGACCGCATGCGGCGGGCCGGGCGCTTGGCCGCCTCGGTGCTGCGATCGGTGGGCGAGGCCGTCGCACCCGGCGTCACCACCGACGCCCTCGACGAATTGGCGCACTCGCTCATCGTGGAGGCGGGCGCCTACCCCAGCCCGCTGAACTACCACGGCTACCCCAAGTCGCTCTGCACGTCGGTGAACGAGGTCATCTGCCACGGCATCCCCGACGACCGCCCGTTGGCGGACGGCGACATCGTGAACCTCGACGTGACCGTGTACCTCGACGGCGTGCACGGTGACACCAACGCCACCTTCCTTGTCGGCGCCGTCGACCCCGCGTCGCAGCGGCTGGTCGAGGTGACCCGGGAGTGCCTCGACCGCGGCATCGCGGCGGTGCGGCCGGGGCGGCCGGTGTCCGACATCGGCCGTGCCATCGCCGAGCACGCCGAGGGCTTGGGCTACGGCGTGGTGCGGGCCTTCGTGGGCCACGGCATCGGCGAGCAGTTCCACACCGCCCTGCACGTGCCCCACTACTTCGAGCCGGCCGTCGACACAGTGATGGAACCGGGCATGACGTTCACCATCGAACCGATGATCACCATGGGCGACTGGCGCCACGTGCTGTGGGACGACGGCTGGACGGCGGTCACCCGCGACGGCCGGCGGACCGCCCAGTTCGAGCACACGCTCGCCGTGACCGATGGCGGAGCGGAGGTGCTCACCCTGTGCGACGCGTAG
- the selD gene encoding selenide, water dikinase SelD — MSSSETVPDLRLTEWTSCGGCAAKWGAAPLRALVAQLAADEAGLLVGLAPYDDAAVVRLTDDLALVSTTDFFPPLVDDPDDFGTIAAANACSDVFAMGGRVVLALNVAAFPERLPTAVVQAIFEAAARTVAEAGGVVAGGHTIRSEEPIFGLAVQGLVHPDRIWTKAGAQPGDVLVLSKPLGTGIVLAGGSEADKRAAVGGMRTLNRVAAEQLTGLPHAVTDVTGYGLLGHAWEMAQSGGVTLRFDAAALPLYPGALLAAEAGTRTGADARNREALAGHVTSTAPAAVEALAYDPQTSGGLLAALPPTAPVPAGFFVVGEVAAGPAGVVLG; from the coding sequence ATGTCCAGTTCGGAAACAGTGCCTGACCTGCGCCTTACGGAGTGGACGTCGTGCGGCGGCTGCGCGGCCAAGTGGGGGGCGGCGCCCCTGCGGGCGCTGGTGGCCCAATTGGCCGCCGACGAGGCCGGACTGCTCGTGGGCCTCGCCCCCTACGACGACGCCGCCGTGGTCCGCCTCACCGACGACCTGGCCCTGGTGTCGACCACCGACTTCTTCCCGCCCCTGGTCGACGACCCCGACGACTTCGGCACCATCGCCGCCGCCAACGCCTGCAGCGACGTGTTCGCCATGGGCGGGAGGGTGGTGCTCGCCCTCAACGTGGCGGCCTTCCCCGAGCGGCTGCCCACAGCCGTTGTGCAGGCCATCTTCGAGGCCGCCGCCCGCACGGTGGCCGAAGCGGGGGGCGTGGTGGCGGGCGGCCACACCATCCGGTCCGAGGAGCCCATCTTCGGCCTCGCCGTGCAGGGCCTCGTGCACCCCGACCGCATTTGGACCAAGGCGGGCGCGCAGCCCGGCGACGTGCTCGTGCTGTCGAAGCCGTTGGGGACGGGGATCGTGCTGGCGGGCGGGAGCGAGGCCGACAAGCGGGCGGCCGTCGGCGGCATGCGCACCCTCAACCGGGTCGCCGCCGAGCAGCTCACGGGGTTGCCCCATGCCGTCACCGACGTCACCGGCTACGGCCTGCTGGGACACGCCTGGGAGATGGCGCAGAGCGGGGGCGTGACGTTGCGCTTCGACGCCGCCGCCCTGCCCTTGTACCCCGGCGCCCTGCTGGCCGCCGAAGCGGGCACCCGCACCGGCGCCGATGCCCGCAACCGGGAGGCGCTGGCGGGCCACGTCACCAGCACGGCCCCTGCGGCGGTCGAGGCGCTGGCCTACGACCCGCAGACCTCTGGCGGCCTGCTCGCCGCGCTGCCGCCGACGGCCCCCGTCCCGGCCGGGTTCTTCGTGGTGGGTGAAGTGGCTGCCGGTCCGGCGGGCGTGGTCCTCGGGTAG
- a CDS encoding amino acid ABC transporter permease, with protein sequence MNDFLEEFFNLEVIADMFPGLLIEAMKNTLVFTFFSFLGGITFGLVLALMRLSRTRLLRWPAAVYIDVMRGLPALLTIVFIGFGLPIATGIQFPYPRYTPGCLALSLVYSAYIAETLRAGIEAVPWGQTEAARSLGMPNRVVMRHVVMPQAFRIVVPPLTNELLALFKDTSLLAVLGTVAGGKEILKFARDLVNTRANTSPLVAGGLAYLVITLPLLRLVSRLESRSRAG encoded by the coding sequence GTGAACGACTTCCTCGAGGAGTTCTTCAACCTCGAGGTCATCGCAGACATGTTCCCCGGCCTCCTCATCGAGGCGATGAAGAACACGCTCGTCTTCACGTTCTTCAGCTTTCTCGGGGGCATCACCTTCGGCTTGGTGCTGGCCCTCATGCGGCTCAGCCGTACGCGGCTGCTGCGATGGCCCGCGGCCGTCTACATCGACGTGATGCGGGGGCTGCCCGCCCTCCTCACCATCGTGTTCATCGGCTTCGGGCTGCCCATCGCCACGGGCATCCAGTTCCCCTACCCGCGGTACACGCCTGGGTGCCTGGCCCTGTCGTTGGTGTACTCGGCCTACATCGCCGAGACGCTGCGAGCGGGCATCGAGGCCGTGCCGTGGGGCCAGACCGAGGCCGCCCGGTCCTTGGGCATGCCGAACCGGGTGGTGATGCGCCACGTCGTCATGCCCCAGGCATTTCGCATCGTGGTGCCCCCCCTGACCAACGAGTTGCTCGCCCTGTTCAAGGACACCTCGCTGCTGGCCGTGCTCGGGACGGTGGCGGGCGGAAAGGAGATCCTCAAGTTCGCCCGCGACCTGGTGAACACCCGGGCCAACACCTCGCCGCTGGTGGCGGGCGGGCTGGCCTACTTGGTGATCACCCTGCCCCTGCTGCGGCTGGTGAGCCGGTTGGAAAGCCGCAGCAGGGCGGGGTGA
- a CDS encoding acyl-CoA dehydrogenase family protein — protein sequence MISEAEFLDEARAFLDANAKPRSEERSAWGEGSDQVGLLPEKTPEQERAEVAEAKAWRTRVFDAGFGWVSGPTQYGGRGLPASYERAWQALAATYDTPSGTVFGIGLGMVAPTILAHATDAAKERYLHDLYRGEIIACQLFSEPGAGSDLAGLQSRAVRDGDEWVITGQKVWTSGAQYSDIGEIVCRTDPDLPKHKGLTAFIVDMKAPGVEVRPLRQMTGGCSFNEVFFTEVRVPDDHRLGDVNQGWTVALTTLMNERAAIGGGGAGGGSIMNPSRLVDLLRHLGKDDDPLLRQQLADYYVHNTVARWTSQRALASLQAGGLPGPELSTAKLALTHNMQRMSRLVERALGPRILADTGEWGTYAWSEFILGVPGMRVAGGTDEVMRNIVGERVLGLPKEPSAN from the coding sequence ATGATCTCTGAAGCGGAATTTCTGGACGAGGCGAGGGCATTCCTCGACGCCAACGCCAAGCCCCGCAGCGAGGAGCGCAGCGCCTGGGGCGAAGGCTCCGACCAAGTCGGCCTGCTCCCGGAGAAGACGCCCGAGCAAGAGCGGGCCGAGGTGGCCGAGGCCAAGGCCTGGCGCACACGGGTGTTCGACGCAGGCTTCGGCTGGGTCAGCGGCCCGACGCAGTACGGCGGACGCGGGCTGCCCGCTTCCTACGAGCGGGCGTGGCAGGCGCTGGCCGCCACGTACGACACGCCCTCGGGCACAGTGTTCGGCATCGGCCTCGGCATGGTCGCCCCCACGATCCTGGCCCACGCCACCGACGCCGCCAAAGAGCGGTACCTGCACGACCTCTACCGGGGCGAGATCATCGCCTGCCAGCTCTTCAGCGAGCCGGGGGCGGGCTCCGACCTGGCCGGGCTGCAGAGCCGGGCGGTGCGCGACGGCGACGAATGGGTGATCACCGGCCAGAAGGTCTGGACCTCAGGCGCCCAGTACTCCGACATCGGCGAGATCGTCTGCCGCACCGACCCCGACCTGCCCAAGCACAAGGGGCTGACGGCGTTCATCGTCGACATGAAGGCCCCCGGCGTCGAGGTGCGGCCGCTGCGCCAGATGACCGGCGGGTGCTCGTTCAACGAGGTCTTCTTCACCGAGGTGCGGGTGCCCGACGACCATCGGTTGGGCGATGTCAACCAAGGCTGGACGGTGGCCCTCACCACCCTCATGAACGAGCGGGCGGCCATCGGCGGCGGCGGGGCGGGCGGCGGCTCGATCATGAACCCGTCGCGGCTCGTCGACCTCTTGCGCCACCTGGGCAAGGACGACGACCCGCTGCTGCGCCAGCAGTTGGCCGACTACTACGTGCACAACACGGTGGCCCGGTGGACCAGCCAGCGGGCGCTGGCCTCGCTGCAGGCGGGCGGCCTTCCCGGCCCCGAACTGTCGACAGCCAAGCTCGCCCTGACCCACAACATGCAGCGCATGTCGCGCCTGGTGGAGCGGGCGCTGGGGCCGCGCATCCTGGCCGACACCGGCGAGTGGGGCACCTACGCCTGGAGCGAGTTCATCCTCGGCGTGCCGGGCATGCGGGTGGCGGGCGGCACCGACGAAGTCATGCGCAACATCGTCGGGGAGCGGGTGCTGGGCCTGCCCAAGGAGCCCAGCGCCAACTAG
- a CDS encoding GYD domain-containing protein — protein sequence MPKFIMLSTLGPEGAATLRENPERVKAVNAEVEALGVQVLEQFALLGPYDFLNVLDAPDEKVMAKVALVLGARGTVKTLTMSAIPVDDYIDALRG from the coding sequence ATGCCGAAGTTCATCATGCTGTCCACGCTCGGCCCTGAGGGGGCGGCGACGCTGCGGGAGAACCCCGAGCGGGTCAAGGCGGTGAACGCCGAGGTGGAGGCGTTGGGGGTGCAGGTGCTCGAGCAGTTCGCCTTGCTCGGCCCCTACGACTTCCTCAACGTGCTCGACGCCCCCGACGAGAAGGTCATGGCCAAGGTGGCGCTGGTGCTCGGGGCGCGCGGCACCGTCAAGACGCTGACGATGTCGGCTATCCCCGTCGACGACTACATCGACGCCTTACGGGGCTAG
- a CDS encoding transporter substrate-binding domain-containing protein, whose protein sequence is MTKLKTVLLVLLLALVGAACGDDGDSDNNGGGPPDTNAPNQKVGGTAEQGRNLKLVAAGKITVCSDVPYAPFEYEEDGKVVGIDADIMRAVGGRLGLIAEFRDTDFSGIFAAMEAGQCDVIASSVSITDERKKTLDFSDGYYDIVQSLLVRKADESKYADLPALRGRTVGVQSGTTGLDYAKAQSGANGYTVKEFEGADDLFAALKSSQVDAVLQDFPVNAYNAKVSGETVVTKKFEDQKEQYGIVLKKGRDDLKKAINDALARIRQDDTYNSILRTYLGQQ, encoded by the coding sequence ATGACCAAGCTCAAGACCGTTCTGCTCGTACTGCTGCTGGCGCTGGTCGGCGCCGCTTGTGGTGACGACGGCGACAGCGACAACAACGGCGGCGGGCCCCCCGACACCAACGCTCCCAACCAGAAGGTGGGCGGCACCGCCGAGCAGGGCCGCAACCTCAAGCTCGTCGCCGCAGGCAAGATCACCGTCTGCAGCGACGTCCCCTACGCCCCCTTCGAGTACGAGGAGGACGGCAAGGTCGTGGGCATCGACGCCGACATCATGCGGGCCGTCGGCGGTCGACTGGGCCTGATAGCCGAGTTCCGCGACACCGACTTCAGCGGCATCTTCGCCGCCATGGAAGCGGGCCAGTGCGACGTGATCGCCTCGTCGGTGTCGATCACCGACGAGCGCAAGAAGACCCTCGACTTCTCCGACGGCTACTACGACATCGTGCAGAGCTTGCTTGTGCGCAAGGCCGACGAGTCGAAGTACGCCGACCTGCCGGCGCTGCGAGGGCGCACGGTCGGCGTGCAGTCCGGGACCACCGGCCTCGACTACGCCAAAGCGCAGTCGGGGGCCAACGGCTACACGGTGAAGGAGTTCGAAGGGGCCGACGACCTCTTCGCCGCCCTCAAGTCGTCCCAGGTCGACGCCGTCCTCCAGGACTTCCCGGTCAACGCCTACAACGCCAAGGTGTCGGGCGAGACGGTGGTGACCAAGAAGTTCGAGGACCAGAAGGAGCAGTACGGCATCGTTCTGAAGAAGGGCCGTGACGACCTGAAGAAGGCCATCAACGACGCCTTGGCCCGCATCCGCCAGGACGACACCTACAACAGCATCCTGCGCACCTACCTCGGTCAACAGTGA